The following coding sequences are from one Leucoraja erinacea ecotype New England chromosome 2, Leri_hhj_1, whole genome shotgun sequence window:
- the thrb gene encoding thyroid hormone receptor beta isoform X2, with protein sequence MSGYIPSYLDKDELCVVCADKATGYHYRCITCEGCKGFFRRTIQKNLHPTYSCKHEEKCIIDKVTRNQCQECRFKKCIAVGMATDLVLDDGKRLAKRKLIEENREKRRREEVTKTLVDKPEPTEEEWELIRSVTEAHIATNAQGDHWKQKRKFLPEEIGQTPIENAPEGSKVDLEAFSEFTRIITPAITRVVDFAKKLPIFCELPCEDQIILLKGCCMEIMSLRAAVRYDSESETLTLNDRPGLTSIDKIEKIQESFLLAFEHYINYRKHNIAHFWPKLLMKVTDLRMIGACHASRFLHMKVECPTELFPPLFLEVFED encoded by the exons GTTATATTCCAAGTTATCTGGACAAAGATGAGCTTTGTGTTGTGTGTGCTGACAAGGCCACAGGATATCATTATCGTTGCATCACCTGTGAAGGGTGTAAG GGCTTTTTCAGGAGAACTATACAGAAAAACCTTCATCCAACCTACAGTTGTAAACATGAAGAAAAATGTATCATCGATAAAGTTACAAGGAATCAATGTCAAGAATGCCGGTTCAAAAAGTGCATTGCTGTTGGCATGGCAACTGACT TGGTATTGGATGATGGCAAACGGCTAGCAAAACGTAAACTAATAGAAGAGAACCGAGAGAAGAGGCGTCGAGAGGAGGTGACAAAAACACTTGTTGATAAACCTGAGCCAACAGAAGAGGAATGGGAACTTATACGATCAGTGACAGAGGCTCACATCGCCACCAATGCACAAGGAGACCATTGGAAACAGAAACGGAAATTTCTG CCTGAGGAAATTGGGCAGACACCAATAGAGAATGCACCCGAAGGGAGCAAGGTGGACCTGGAGGCCTTCAGtgagtttacaagaattatcacGCCCGCAATAACAAGGGTGGTTGATTTTGCCAAAAAATTACCAATATTCTGTGAG CTGCCATGTGAAGACCAGATAATCCTTCTGAAAGGCTGTTGTATGGAAATCATGTCCCTCAGGGCAGCAGTCCGTTATGACTCTGAGAGTGAGACTTTAACTTTGAATG ATCGACCTGGCCTTACAAGCATAGACAAGATAGAGAAAATCCAGGAGTCCTTCCTCCTTGCTTTTGAACATTACATTAATTATCGTAAACACAATATTGCCCACTTTTGGCCAAAACTACTGATGAAGGTGACAGACCTGCGAATGATTGGAGCCTGCCATGCAAGtcgctttcttcatatgaaagtggaATGTCCAACAGAACTTTTTCCACCATTATTCCTGGAGGTCTTTGAAGATTAG
- the thrb gene encoding thyroid hormone receptor beta isoform X1, with protein MSGYIPSYLDKDELCVVCADKATGYHYRCITCEGCKGFFRRTIQKNLHPTYSCKHEEKCIIDKVTRNQCQECRFKKCIAVGMATDLVLDDGKRLAKRKLIEENREKRRREEVTKTLVDKPEPTEEEWELIRSVTEAHIATNAQGDHWKQKRKFLPEEIGQTPIENAPEGSKVDLEAFSEFTRIITPAITRVVDFAKKLPIFCELPCEDQIILLKGCCMEIMSLRAAVRYDSESETLTLNGEIAVKREQLKNGGLGVVSDAIFDLGISLSTFNLDDSEVALLQAVLLMSSDRPGLTSIDKIEKIQESFLLAFEHYINYRKHNIAHFWPKLLMKVTDLRMIGACHASRFLHMKVECPTELFPPLFLEVFED; from the exons GTTATATTCCAAGTTATCTGGACAAAGATGAGCTTTGTGTTGTGTGTGCTGACAAGGCCACAGGATATCATTATCGTTGCATCACCTGTGAAGGGTGTAAG GGCTTTTTCAGGAGAACTATACAGAAAAACCTTCATCCAACCTACAGTTGTAAACATGAAGAAAAATGTATCATCGATAAAGTTACAAGGAATCAATGTCAAGAATGCCGGTTCAAAAAGTGCATTGCTGTTGGCATGGCAACTGACT TGGTATTGGATGATGGCAAACGGCTAGCAAAACGTAAACTAATAGAAGAGAACCGAGAGAAGAGGCGTCGAGAGGAGGTGACAAAAACACTTGTTGATAAACCTGAGCCAACAGAAGAGGAATGGGAACTTATACGATCAGTGACAGAGGCTCACATCGCCACCAATGCACAAGGAGACCATTGGAAACAGAAACGGAAATTTCTG CCTGAGGAAATTGGGCAGACACCAATAGAGAATGCACCCGAAGGGAGCAAGGTGGACCTGGAGGCCTTCAGtgagtttacaagaattatcacGCCCGCAATAACAAGGGTGGTTGATTTTGCCAAAAAATTACCAATATTCTGTGAG CTGCCATGTGAAGACCAGATAATCCTTCTGAAAGGCTGTTGTATGGAAATCATGTCCCTCAGGGCAGCAGTCCGTTATGACTCTGAGAGTGAGACTTTAACTTTGAATGGTGAGATAGCTGTAAAAAGAGAACAGTTAAAAAACGGAGGCCTTGGGGTTGTATCTGATGCAATCTTTGATCTGGGAATATCATTGTCTACGTTCAACTTGGACGACAGTGAGGTGGCTCTACTCCAAGCTGTGCTTTTGATGTCTTCAG ATCGACCTGGCCTTACAAGCATAGACAAGATAGAGAAAATCCAGGAGTCCTTCCTCCTTGCTTTTGAACATTACATTAATTATCGTAAACACAATATTGCCCACTTTTGGCCAAAACTACTGATGAAGGTGACAGACCTGCGAATGATTGGAGCCTGCCATGCAAGtcgctttcttcatatgaaagtggaATGTCCAACAGAACTTTTTCCACCATTATTCCTGGAGGTCTTTGAAGATTAG
- the thrb gene encoding thyroid hormone receptor beta isoform X3, whose translation MPSICQVIFQVIWTKMSFVLCVLTRPQDIIIVASPVKGVRAFSGELYRKTFIQPTVVNMKKNVSSIKLQGINVKNAGSKSALLLAWQLTPEEIGQTPIENAPEGSKVDLEAFSEFTRIITPAITRVVDFAKKLPIFCELPCEDQIILLKGCCMEIMSLRAAVRYDSESETLTLNGEIAVKREQLKNGGLGVVSDAIFDLGISLSTFNLDDSEVALLQAVLLMSSDRPGLTSIDKIEKIQESFLLAFEHYINYRKHNIAHFWPKLLMKVTDLRMIGACHASRFLHMKVECPTELFPPLFLEVFED comes from the exons GTTATATTCCAAGTTATCTGGACAAAGATGAGCTTTGTGTTGTGTGTGCTGACAAGGCCACAGGATATCATTATCGTTGCATCACCTGTGAAGGGTGTAAG GGCTTTTTCAGGAGAACTATACAGAAAAACCTTCATCCAACCTACAGTTGTAAACATGAAGAAAAATGTATCATCGATAAAGTTACAAGGAATCAATGTCAAGAATGCCGGTTCAAAAAGTGCATTGCTGTTGGCATGGCAACTGACT CCTGAGGAAATTGGGCAGACACCAATAGAGAATGCACCCGAAGGGAGCAAGGTGGACCTGGAGGCCTTCAGtgagtttacaagaattatcacGCCCGCAATAACAAGGGTGGTTGATTTTGCCAAAAAATTACCAATATTCTGTGAG CTGCCATGTGAAGACCAGATAATCCTTCTGAAAGGCTGTTGTATGGAAATCATGTCCCTCAGGGCAGCAGTCCGTTATGACTCTGAGAGTGAGACTTTAACTTTGAATGGTGAGATAGCTGTAAAAAGAGAACAGTTAAAAAACGGAGGCCTTGGGGTTGTATCTGATGCAATCTTTGATCTGGGAATATCATTGTCTACGTTCAACTTGGACGACAGTGAGGTGGCTCTACTCCAAGCTGTGCTTTTGATGTCTTCAG ATCGACCTGGCCTTACAAGCATAGACAAGATAGAGAAAATCCAGGAGTCCTTCCTCCTTGCTTTTGAACATTACATTAATTATCGTAAACACAATATTGCCCACTTTTGGCCAAAACTACTGATGAAGGTGACAGACCTGCGAATGATTGGAGCCTGCCATGCAAGtcgctttcttcatatgaaagtggaATGTCCAACAGAACTTTTTCCACCATTATTCCTGGAGGTCTTTGAAGATTAG